The Ralstonia pickettii DTP0602 genome segment CGTTCCACCAGATCAGCACCCGCGGAATATCGATCAGCAGCCAGATCGACAGGCCGATCAGCTGGCTATAGACAAAGTTGTGCCACAGCGTGCCGCCGGTCTGGAAGCCGTAGTTCAGGCTGACGGCGATGACCGTGTTCATGCACAGCACGAACAGCAGGTCGCGGCCGAGGATGGTGAGCCGGGAGGGGATGGCGGTGGCGACGGAGGAGAGGCAGCGTTCCATGGCGGTCATGTTAGCGTGGACTGGGCTTCACGCAATGCGGGGATATGCTGGGGCAGACAACGCATGCGCCACTCATCAGCCCGGCCCCGACGGGCCCGCCTGCGGCGGGCAGCCTGCGCGCCGGCTGGTCAGCGCCCGCCACCATTGGCCTGACAGCACGTAGCGCGGGAACGTGATCCATTGCTCGGCCAGGATGCGGCCGGCGATATCGGCCGGGCCCGCGAACGGCTCCGGCGCATTGGCTTCCAGCCGGTGGCCGCGGCCCTGCAGGGCCATCGACATGCCGATGCAGACCAGCCCCAGCGCCACTGCCGGCAGGCTCAGGCGCAGCAGGCCATAGATGGCCAGCACCGTGCCCGCCATGAACATCGGCACGGCCACGATATGCAGCAGCAGGTTGCGGGGATGCTGGTGGTTGCGGCCATAGCCGCGCCACTGCCAGCGCAGCAGCGGTTCGTCGCGCATGATGGTCTCTCTCCCTTGCCCCTCTTTCCTGGCCCTCGCCCGAACCTGGACAGTCCTGGGCAGGCAGCCGCGCGCCTTATTTGTTGCGCTGCGGTACACGGCGGCGCTCGCTGTGTTGTGGCGAGACGCGGCACGTGCAAGGACTTTACCCCTCACACGGGCGCGAAGAAAGATGCTTGCGACGAACGGCGGGCACGGGGCGCGAACGGTACCGTGCCGGGGTAGACGGCAGGCCAGCAGGTGCGCGGCACGCCGCCTGGGCGAAGGGGATCAGGCCGCCAGGGCCTGGCGCTCCTGCTCCGACAGGGCGCTAGTCACCGTATCGCGCGACAGGTGCGGCGCGAACATGTTGATAAAGGCATGCGCATAGCCGCGCAGGTAGGCGCCACGGCGCACCGCCACGCTGGTGGTGTTGGAGGCGAACAGGTGGTCGGCCGAAATCCGCACCAGCCCGGAGTCCTTGCGCTCGTCATAGGCCATCGAGGCGATGATGCCCACGCCCAGCTCCAGTTCGGCGTAGGTCTTGATCACGTCGGCGTCCAGCGCGGTCAGCACGATCTCGGGCTGCAGCCCCGCTTCGGCAAAGGCGCTGTCGATCTTGCGGCGGCCGGTGAAGCCGGCGTCATAGGTGATGAGCTGGAAGCCGGCCACGTCTTCCAGCGTCGGTTCGGGCAGGCGCGTGAGCGGGTGGTCGGGCGAGACCACCAGCACGTGCTGCCAGGTGTAGGCCTCGAACGAGGTCAGCCCGGCCTCGGTCGCCAGCGCCTCGGTGGCGATGCCGATATCGGCCTGGCCCGTCAGCAGCAGCTCGACGATATGGGTCGGCGATGCCTCCTGCAGGGCCAGCGTCACATGCGGGTATTCGCGGCGGAACGCCTGCACCACGCGCGGCAGCGCATAGCGCGCCTGCGTGTGGGTAGTGGCCACGGTCAGGCGCCCGGTATGGCGGCCGGCGAACTCGTCGCCGGCCTGGCGCAGGTTCTCGGCCTCCTGCAGCAGGCGTTCGACGATGCGCACGATCTCGCGCCCGGGCTCGGTGAGGCCGGTCAGGCGCTTGCCGTAGCGCTCGAAAATCTCCACCCCGAGTTCCTCTTCCAGCTCGCGGATCTGGCGCGATACGCCGGGCTGCGAGGTATAGAGCGCGTTGGCGACTTCGGTCAGGTTGAACTGGCGGCGCACCGCCTCGCGGATCGATCGGAGTTGCTGGAAGTTCATGTCGTCGCCTTTTCTTGTTGGGTGGACGTGGTGCCGCTGGTGCCACTGGTGCCATTCCCGCGCGGTTGCGTAAATACGCGCAGCTGGCGCGGGCGCACCGCGAGCAGCTCGCCTTCACGGAAGCCCGCATGGCGGAAGCGCTCCAGCGGCAGCGCCACTTCGATCACGTCCTGGTTGTCTTCGCGTTCAAGTTCGAGCTGTGCGACCGGGCCCAGCGTCAGCGCGCGGCGCAGCGTGACGGCGATGCCGTCGGCGCCGGGCGCGTAGCGCTCCAGGTCCAGGTCATGGGGGCGCACATAGGCGACCGCATCGCCGGCGGTCTCGTGGCCGCTGCCGACCACCGGCAGCACCGCTTCGCCGGTGTGCAGCAGGCCGCCGCTCTCGCCCACCTCCAGCCGGCCGTGGAACAGGTTCACGTTGCCGAGGAAACCGAACACGAACGGCGTGGCCGGATGGTTGTAGACCGCCTCTGGCGAGCCGTACTGCTCCACGTGGCCGCGATTCATCAGCACCACCTGGTCGGCCACTTCCAGCGCCTCTTCCTGGTCGTGCGTAACGAACACGCTGGTCACGTGCAGCTCATCGTGCAGGCGGCGCAGCCAGCGGCGCAGTTCCTTGCGCACCTTGGCGTCGAGCGCGCCGAAGGGCTCGTCGAGCAGCAGCACGCGCGGCTCCACCGCCAGCGCGCGCGCCAGGGCGATACGCTGGCGCTGGCCACCGGAGAGCTGCGACGGGTAGCGGTCGGCGAGCCAGTCGAGCTGCACCAGCTCCAGCAACGAGCGCACCTTGTCGCGGATCTGCGCTTCGCTCGGGCGCTCCGCGCGCGGCTTGACGCGCAGGCCGAAGGCCACGTTCTCGAACACGCTCATATGCTTGAACAGCGCATAGTGCTGGAACACGAAGCCCACCTGGCGCTGGCGCACATGCTGGTCCGAGGCATCGCGCCCGGCCAGCACGATCTGGCCCGCGTCCGCACGCTCCAGGCCGGCGATGATGCGCAGCAGCGTGGTCTTGCCGCAGCCGGACGGCCCCAGCAGCGCGGTCAGCTCGCCTTCGTCGAAATCGAGCGAGACGTTGTCCAGCGCGACAAAGTCGCCAAAGCGCTTCTCTACGTTCTTGACCTGGATGCTCATGATGCTGTTCCTTGCACGGAAGCTTGCAGTGTTGCCAGCGGACGCTCGGGCGCCGCTTCTTCGGTTTCCTTGCGGGCGCGCCACTCCACCAGCGTCTTGATGCCGAGGGTGACCAGTGCCAGCAGGGTCAGCAGCGAGGCCACCGCAAAGGCTGCCGCAAAGTTGTACTCGTTGTAGAGGATCTCCACGTGCAGCGGCATGGTGTTGGTCAGCCCGCGGATATGGCCCGACACCACCGACACCGCGCCGAACTCGCCCATCGCCCGCGCATTGCACAGGATCACGCCATACAGCAGGCCCCAGCGGATATTGGGCAGCGTGATATGGCGGAAGGTCTGCCAGCCCGAGGCGCCCAGCACGATCGCGGCCTCTTCCTCTTCGCTGCCCTGTGCCTGCATCAGCGGGATCAGCTCGCGCGCCACGAAGGGGAACGTCACGAAGATGGTGGCCAGCACGATGCCCGGCACCGCGAACATGATCTTGATGTCGTGCGCTTCCAGCCACGGACCCAGCCAACCCTGCGCGCCGAACAGTAGCACGTAGACCAGGCCGGAGATCACCGGCGACACCGAGAACGGCAGGTCGATCAGCGTGATCAGCAGGTTCTTGCCGCGGAAGTCGAACTTGGCGATGGCCCACGCCGCCGCCACGCCGAACACCACATTGAGCGGCACCGCGATCGCGGCCACGGTCAGCGTGAGCTGGATCGCGGCGAGCGCGTCCGGCTCGATCAGCGCTTCCCAGTAGGTCTGCACGCCCTTGCGCAAGGCTTCATAGAAGACCGAGGCCAGCGGCACGAACAGGAACAGCGTGAGGAACAGCACTGCCACCGTGATCAGCGTGTAGCGCACCCATGGCGCTTCGCCGGTGGCGTCGAATCTGTGATGGCCCCTGGCGTTGCCCTGCCCGCCCAGGCGTCCGGAAACTGCGCCCGCCATGTCAGAACTCCTTGCCCGTGGCGGGCGCTTCAGGTGCCAGCGCTGCGCGCAAGCCCGACTGGTGGCGGCGCGTCCAGGCCTGCAGCAGGTTGATCAGCAGCAGCAGCGCGAACGAGATCACCAGCATCACCACCGCCACCGCGGTGGCGCCAGCATAGTCGTACTGCTCCAGCTTGGAATAGATCATCAGCGGCGCAATCTCGGACACCATCGGCATGTTGCCGGAGATAAAGACCACCGACCCATACTCGCCGGTCGCACGTGCGAACGACAGCGCAAACCCGGTCAGCAGCGCCGGCAGGATGGCGGGCAGGATCACGCGGTGGAAGGTCTGCAGGCGGTTGGCGCCCAGGCTGGCGGCGGCCTCTTCCAGTTCCTGCTCGACATCCTCCAGCACCGGCTGCACCGTGCGCACCACGAACGGCAGGCCGATAAAGGTCAGCGCCACCACCACGCCCAGCGGCGTGAAGGCGACCTTGATGCCAAGCGGCTCCAGGTAGCGGCCGATCCAGCCATTGCCGGCAAACAGCGCCGTCAGCGCGATACCGGCCACCGCGGTGGGCAGCGCGAACGGCAGGTCCACCAGCGCATCGATCAGACGCTTGCCAGGGAAGCGGTACCGCACCAGTACCCATGCGACCACCAGCCCGAACGCCGTATTGACGATGGCTGCCACCAGCGACGCGCCGAAGCTCAGTTGCAGCGAGGCCACGACGCGCGGCGCCGTGACCGAGGTCCAGAAGGCGTCCCACGTCATCGTGAACGTCTTCAGGAACGTGGCCGACAGCGGGATCAGGACGATCAACGTCAGGTAGAACAGCGTAAAGCCGAGCGACAGGCCGAAGCCGGGCAGCACGGTGAAACGCTGCGTGGCCGGGCCGCGGGGTGCGCGGGCTGCGCCGGATTCCGGCGCGCGGGGGGCGGCTGGCGGCGGCGCGTCCGCCAGGGAAATGGATGGTGGCATGTCGTCTCGTCTGCGAGCGGTGCGCCGCCGGGCCAGGCATGGCCGGCCCCGGCGGGCCCGTTCCTTATGACGCCGGCGCATATCGCGCCGGCCTACGAGACAGATTCTGCAGAGTCGCCCTTATAAACAGAACGAATCTTTCTGAATTTTCTTAGACGGTTTAGATATAAGGGATGGTTGGGGCGACTTCGACACCCGCTTCCCATGCCGCGCTCGGACCACTTCCGGTGCCCGCCTCACCACCCTGGCCGATCCGCTGGACCAGCGTATCGAGCAGCGCGAGGCCCTCAGGCCACTCGCCAAGCCCGGAATCGGTATTGATGTGACCCAGCATGCCCGAATCGACCAGTTCGCTGCCCCACAGCGTGCCCCAGCTGAAAGCGGTGCGTTGCGGCATCCACGGGTCGTTGCGGCTGGCGACAAGAATCGTCGGGAACGGCAGCCGGAACGCAGGCAGCAGCGCCGCCACGCCAAATTTGTCCGGATCCGCTGGCGCCACCAGCAGCGCGCCGGCAATCCCAACCGGATCCAGCGCCGCCTGGCGCAGCGACGCCAGGCAGCCGAAGCTGTGCGCCACCAGCACCGCGCCCCGCGAGGCCACGCGCTGTGCGCGCATCACCCCTTCGGAGACGCGCTCGGCCCACAGCGGCAGGCTCGGGCGCGACCAGTCGTGCTGCTCCACGCGCTGCCAGTCCGGGAATTTCTGCTCCCAGCGGCTTTGCCAGTGCCCCGGTCCGCTGCCATGCAGCCCTGGCACGGTCAGCACCTGCAGGTGCCGCGGGATCTCCAGTCGCGTGCGCGCCCCGGTCGATGGCGAGAGGGATTGCGTCAT includes the following:
- a CDS encoding terminase, producing the protein MRDEPLLRWQWRGYGRNHQHPRNLLLHIVAVPMFMAGTVLAIYGLLRLSLPAVALGLVCIGMSMALQGRGHRLEANAPEPFAGPADIAGRILAEQWITFPRYVLSGQWWRALTSRRAGCPPQAGPSGPG
- the cbl gene encoding CysB family transcriptional regulator (LysR-type transcriptional regulator similar to CysB; contains helix-turn-helix (HTH) motif; in Escherichia coli this protein regulates two operons consisting of ABC transporters that are part of the cys regulon; regulated by CysB; DNA-binding transcriptional activator for the ssuEADCB and tauABCD operons~K13635: cbl; LysR family transcriptional regulator, cys regulon transcriptional activator); this encodes MNFQQLRSIREAVRRQFNLTEVANALYTSQPGVSRQIRELEEELGVEIFERYGKRLTGLTEPGREIVRIVERLLQEAENLRQAGDEFAGRHTGRLTVATTHTQARYALPRVVQAFRREYPHVTLALQEASPTHIVELLLTGQADIGIATEALATEAGLTSFEAYTWQHVLVVSPDHPLTRLPEPTLEDVAGFQLITYDAGFTGRRKIDSAFAEAGLQPEIVLTALDADVIKTYAELELGVGIIASMAYDERKDSGLVRISADHLFASNTTSVAVRRGAYLRGYAHAFINMFAPHLSRDTVTSALSEQERQALAA
- a CDS encoding sulfate ABC transporter ATP-binding protein (K02045: cysA; sulfate transport system ATP-binding protein [EC:3.6.3.25]), encoding MSIQVKNVEKRFGDFVALDNVSLDFDEGELTALLGPSGCGKTTLLRIIAGLERADAGQIVLAGRDASDQHVRQRQVGFVFQHYALFKHMSVFENVAFGLRVKPRAERPSEAQIRDKVRSLLELVQLDWLADRYPSQLSGGQRQRIALARALAVEPRVLLLDEPFGALDAKVRKELRRWLRRLHDELHVTSVFVTHDQEEALEVADQVVLMNRGHVEQYGSPEAVYNHPATPFVFGFLGNVNLFHGRLEVGESGGLLHTGEAVLPVVGSGHETAGDAVAYVRPHDLDLERYAPGADGIAVTLRRALTLGPVAQLELEREDNQDVIEVALPLERFRHAGFREGELLAVRPRQLRVFTQPRGNGTSGTSGTTSTQQEKATT
- a CDS encoding sulfate ABC transporter permease (K02047: cysW; sulfate transport system permease protein), with the protein product MAGAVSGRLGGQGNARGHHRFDATGEAPWVRYTLITVAVLFLTLFLFVPLASVFYEALRKGVQTYWEALIEPDALAAIQLTLTVAAIAVPLNVVFGVAAAWAIAKFDFRGKNLLITLIDLPFSVSPVISGLVYVLLFGAQGWLGPWLEAHDIKIMFAVPGIVLATIFVTFPFVARELIPLMQAQGSEEEEAAIVLGASGWQTFRHITLPNIRWGLLYGVILCNARAMGEFGAVSVVSGHIRGLTNTMPLHVEILYNEYNFAAAFAVASLLTLLALVTLGIKTLVEWRARKETEEAAPERPLATLQASVQGTAS
- a CDS encoding sulfate/thiosulfate transporter subunit (K02046: cysU; sulfate transport system permease protein), which produces MPPSISLADAPPPAAPRAPESGAARAPRGPATQRFTVLPGFGLSLGFTLFYLTLIVLIPLSATFLKTFTMTWDAFWTSVTAPRVVASLQLSFGASLVAAIVNTAFGLVVAWVLVRYRFPGKRLIDALVDLPFALPTAVAGIALTALFAGNGWIGRYLEPLGIKVAFTPLGVVVALTFIGLPFVVRTVQPVLEDVEQELEEAAASLGANRLQTFHRVILPAILPALLTGFALSFARATGEYGSVVFISGNMPMVSEIAPLMIYSKLEQYDYAGATAVAVVMLVISFALLLLINLLQAWTRRHQSGLRAALAPEAPATGKEF
- a CDS encoding esterase (K07002: K07002), translated to MTQSLSPSTGARTRLEIPRHLQVLTVPGLHGSGPGHWQSRWEQKFPDWQRVEQHDWSRPSLPLWAERVSEGVMRAQRVASRGAVLVAHSFGCLASLRQAALDPVGIAGALLVAPADPDKFGVAALLPAFRLPFPTILVASRNDPWMPQRTAFSWGTLWGSELVDSGMLGHINTDSGLGEWPEGLALLDTLVQRIGQGGEAGTGSGPSAAWEAGVEVAPTIPYI